A stretch of the Porites lutea chromosome 12, jaPorLute2.1, whole genome shotgun sequence genome encodes the following:
- the LOC140921288 gene encoding uncharacterized protein isoform X1 → MTEMNTVCSIFVGWIVLLIAFETKGFFVTIPTTGRTDLVQKLVEEEIGLNLNDRRRLYLYGCWCGLRGQGIVLDNIDYCCKVHDFCEKAYLTDRDKCATKFSNIDLAFQYNKATKKCTPVSGYGTDDIEKAKCGYATCLCDMEMIRCFKHYKEDLNLDKYHGWEVLQKKSCAFKARRDICFKDSCYTFAPRGNTWPENRKTCQDKGGDLVAMEEEEEWQFVNTEIQKRTIPKPMEYHIGLLKEEEVWKWVNGRPLTINKWQKIEPDYRQPSGDGDVAVMSKDYPEFTQGLFNDLPKDIKRPFICEIPKGDYCTIKADVAVLVQDSLLISDTTIQNIQSTVKGLFSTLEAKDPSAIYNFAFAMYAVRRKMSPFGSKKDTVMSMDKEIKRGKSGRDLGDKNLLNRTLNKMITDRFMRRSKNTKKILVLFSDGNLENEDGKILDTFKLRNTENLLKVTNKINVIGALIPNKDNSQRIQELKSIASEPDDAIYADFCDPNREKIADRLPARIRRYLVCKVTYKVEVYTPNEYVNREFTLTVRIKGKGGKKTEDQELVPTEGKQGNLLVIKAEFSDIDVGTMKTVEILPDRKIQGNRGWTLKQIKVTKEDQTITAVFDEEIPTWPFNWFSGKFCQQ, encoded by the exons AT GACAGAGATGAATACTGTCTGCTCCATTTTTGTTGGATGGATAGTGCTTCTAATCGCTTTTG AAACGAAAGGTTTCTTTGTTACAATCCCCACAACTGGCCGAACCGATCTGGTGCAAAAATTGGTTGAAGAAGAGATAGGTCTTAATTTGAACGACCGACGACGCCTTTACCTCTACGGATGCTGGTGTGGACTACGAGGACAAGGGATAGTTTTGGACAACATTGATTA ctgttgtaaagttcatgatttttgtgAGAAGGCATACCTAACAGACAGAGACAAATGTGCAACAAAGTTTTCAAACATCGACTTGGCCTTCCAGTACAACAAAGCCACCAAAAAATGTA CTCCAGTGAGTGGATATGGTACAGATGACATAGAAAAGGCGAAGTGTGGATATGCCACATGTCTCTGCGATATGGAGATGATTCGATGTTTTAAACACTATAAGGAAGACCTCAACTTGGATAAGTACCACGGATGGGAAGTACTTCAAAAGAAATCATGTGCTTTCaaag CACGCAGAGACATATGCTTTAAAGACTCTTGCTACACATTTGCGCCAAGGGGAAATACATGGCCAGAGAACAGAAAAACCTGTCAAGACAAAGGGGGCGACTTGGTCGCtatggaagaagaagaagagtgGCAGTTCGTTAATACAGAAATTCAGAAACGCACCATTCCGAAACCCATGGAATATCACATTGGTTTGTTAAAAGAGGAAGAAGTTTGGAAGTGGGTCAATGGACGACCACTGACAATTAACAAGTGGCAAAAAATAGAGCCAGATTATCGGCAGCCGTCTGGTGATGGAGATGTGGCGGTAATGTCGAAGGATTACCCTGAATTCACGCAAGGATTGTTTAATGACCTCCCAAAAGATATAAAGAGACCATTTATATGTGAAATACCAAAAG GAGATTATTGCACAATCAAGGCGGATGTGGCGGTGTTGGTTCAAGACAGTTTGCTTATTTCCGATACGACCATTCAAAACATACAATCCACGGTAAAAGGTTTATTTTCCACCCTGGAAGCTAAGGATCCAAGTGCgatttacaactttgcatttgCAATGTACGCTGTGCGGCGGAAAATGAGTCCATTTGGTAGCAAGAAAGACACAGTCATGTCCATggataaagaaatcaaaagagGCAAATCTGGTCGAGATCTTGGTGACAAAAACTTGTTGAATCGTACCctcaataaaatgatcactgaTAGGTTTATGAGACGctcaaaaaatacaaaaaag ATTCTAGTTCTATTCTCAGACGGGAATTTAGAGAATGAAGATGGGAAGATTTTGGACACCTTCAAGCTTCGAAATACAGAAAACCTGTTGAAAGTCACAAACAAGATCAACGTCATTGGTGCTCTTATTCCCAACAAAGACAATTCACAACGAATACAGGAGCTAAAAAGTATCGCCTCTGAACCAGATGACGCCATTTATGCTGATTTTTGCGATCCAAACCGTGAAAAAATCGCAGATCGTCTTCCGGCTCGAATTAGACGATATTTGGTCTGCAAAG TAACGTACAAAGTCGAAGTTTACACTCCAAATGAATACGTAAACAGAGAATTCACGCTGACTGTTAGGATTAAAGGAAAAGGGGGAAAAAAGACCGAAGATCAAGAGCTGGTGCCAACAGAAGGCAAACAGGG GAACTTGCTAGTGATAAAAGCAGAGTTCTCCGATATTGATGTGGGCACCATGAAGACGGTTGAGATACTACCAGATAGAAAAATCCAAGGAAATCGTGGGTGGACCCTTAAACAG ATAAAAGTTACAAAGGAAGACCAAACAATTACTGCAGTGTTTGATGAAGAAATCCCTACCTGGCCGTTCAACTGGTTTTCTGGTAAGTTTTGCCAACAGTAA
- the LOC140921288 gene encoding uncharacterized protein isoform X2 has product MTEMNTVCSIFVGWIVLLIAFETKGFFVTIPTTGRTDLVQKLVEEEIGLNLNDRRRLYLYGCWCGLRGQGIVLDNIDYCCKVHDFCEKAYLTDRDKCATKFSNIDLAFQYNKATKKCTPVSGYGTDDIEKAKCGYATCLCDMEMIRCFKHYKEDLNLDKYHGWEVLQKKSCAFKARRDICFKDSCYTFAPRGNTWPENRKTCQDKGGDLVAMEEEEEWQFVNTEIQKRTIPKPMEYHIGLLKEEEVWKWVNGRPLTINKWQKIEPDYRQPSGDGDVAVMSKDYPEFTQGLFNDLPKDIKRPFICEIPKGDYCTIKADVAVLVQDSLLISDTTIQNIQSTVKGLFSTLEAKDPSAIYNFAFAMYAVRRKMSPFGSKKDTVMSMDKEIKRGKSGRDLGDKNLLNRTLNKMITDRFMRRSKNTKKILVLFSDGNLENEDGKILDTFKLRNTENLLKVTNKINVIGALIPNKDNSQRIQELKSIASEPDDAIYADFCDPNREKIADRLPARIRRYLVCKVTYKVEVYTPNEYVNREFTLTVRIKGKGGKKTEDQELVPTEGKQGNLLVIKAEFSDIDVGTMKTVEILPDRKIQGNRGWTLKQIKVTKEDQTITAVFDEEIPTWPFNWFSESPDV; this is encoded by the exons AT GACAGAGATGAATACTGTCTGCTCCATTTTTGTTGGATGGATAGTGCTTCTAATCGCTTTTG AAACGAAAGGTTTCTTTGTTACAATCCCCACAACTGGCCGAACCGATCTGGTGCAAAAATTGGTTGAAGAAGAGATAGGTCTTAATTTGAACGACCGACGACGCCTTTACCTCTACGGATGCTGGTGTGGACTACGAGGACAAGGGATAGTTTTGGACAACATTGATTA ctgttgtaaagttcatgatttttgtgAGAAGGCATACCTAACAGACAGAGACAAATGTGCAACAAAGTTTTCAAACATCGACTTGGCCTTCCAGTACAACAAAGCCACCAAAAAATGTA CTCCAGTGAGTGGATATGGTACAGATGACATAGAAAAGGCGAAGTGTGGATATGCCACATGTCTCTGCGATATGGAGATGATTCGATGTTTTAAACACTATAAGGAAGACCTCAACTTGGATAAGTACCACGGATGGGAAGTACTTCAAAAGAAATCATGTGCTTTCaaag CACGCAGAGACATATGCTTTAAAGACTCTTGCTACACATTTGCGCCAAGGGGAAATACATGGCCAGAGAACAGAAAAACCTGTCAAGACAAAGGGGGCGACTTGGTCGCtatggaagaagaagaagagtgGCAGTTCGTTAATACAGAAATTCAGAAACGCACCATTCCGAAACCCATGGAATATCACATTGGTTTGTTAAAAGAGGAAGAAGTTTGGAAGTGGGTCAATGGACGACCACTGACAATTAACAAGTGGCAAAAAATAGAGCCAGATTATCGGCAGCCGTCTGGTGATGGAGATGTGGCGGTAATGTCGAAGGATTACCCTGAATTCACGCAAGGATTGTTTAATGACCTCCCAAAAGATATAAAGAGACCATTTATATGTGAAATACCAAAAG GAGATTATTGCACAATCAAGGCGGATGTGGCGGTGTTGGTTCAAGACAGTTTGCTTATTTCCGATACGACCATTCAAAACATACAATCCACGGTAAAAGGTTTATTTTCCACCCTGGAAGCTAAGGATCCAAGTGCgatttacaactttgcatttgCAATGTACGCTGTGCGGCGGAAAATGAGTCCATTTGGTAGCAAGAAAGACACAGTCATGTCCATggataaagaaatcaaaagagGCAAATCTGGTCGAGATCTTGGTGACAAAAACTTGTTGAATCGTACCctcaataaaatgatcactgaTAGGTTTATGAGACGctcaaaaaatacaaaaaag ATTCTAGTTCTATTCTCAGACGGGAATTTAGAGAATGAAGATGGGAAGATTTTGGACACCTTCAAGCTTCGAAATACAGAAAACCTGTTGAAAGTCACAAACAAGATCAACGTCATTGGTGCTCTTATTCCCAACAAAGACAATTCACAACGAATACAGGAGCTAAAAAGTATCGCCTCTGAACCAGATGACGCCATTTATGCTGATTTTTGCGATCCAAACCGTGAAAAAATCGCAGATCGTCTTCCGGCTCGAATTAGACGATATTTGGTCTGCAAAG TAACGTACAAAGTCGAAGTTTACACTCCAAATGAATACGTAAACAGAGAATTCACGCTGACTGTTAGGATTAAAGGAAAAGGGGGAAAAAAGACCGAAGATCAAGAGCTGGTGCCAACAGAAGGCAAACAGGG GAACTTGCTAGTGATAAAAGCAGAGTTCTCCGATATTGATGTGGGCACCATGAAGACGGTTGAGATACTACCAGATAGAAAAATCCAAGGAAATCGTGGGTGGACCCTTAAACAG ATAAAAGTTACAAAGGAAGACCAAACAATTACTGCAGTGTTTGATGAAGAAATCCCTACCTGGCCGTTCAACTGGTTTTCTG AGAGCCCAGATGTTTGA